Part of the Deltaproteobacteria bacterium genome, TCTACTTGCGCATCACACCTAGCTGGAACATTCGATAACCTAGTTTCTTGAAAAAGTCAAAAACTCCTGGTTTTTTTTCCAGGGTAATGCTGCAGCCTGGCAAAAATCACAGGTAAGTCCGGGACAAATATCAAGGTTCGGCGCTAGATATTTAGAAAAGAAAGGGCCTTCAACAGGTCTTGTCGAGCTATAGTATGATAAATATACTTGATCAATAGTCAATAACGGGGTTATTATTCAGATAATTTCATCAAAAAGTCCAATTGAGAGGAAAAGATAGTTAAAGTCTCTGTATATCCTCAGGGTCTGAATTTTATGCTTTGCAAATGAGAAATGAAAGATGACAGTATGACTAGTAAGCATTTTATAAATAAATTGGTAGAGTTGCGTCAACAGGCGGATGAGGCTCTTAAGCAAAGTGAGAGGCAATTGCGCTCAGTAGCAGACTTCACCCAAGACTGGGAAGATTGGATCGAGCCGGGTGGAAAATATGTTTATGTTTCCCCGTCGTGCGAACGGATCACAGGATATCGTCCTGATGAGTTCATTAGGAATTCCAGCCTGCTGGAATCAATCGCTCATGCCGATGATCGTGTGTCTCTTGCCAGACATGCGGCCGAGGAACTGGAAAGTCGGGATGTCTTATCCATAGACTTTCGCATTATCACCCGCAGTAATGAAGAGCGGTGGATCGCGCATATCTGTCAGCCCATTTTTGATTTGGACGGGCGCTGGCTGGGGAGGCGCGCTAACAATTGGGATGTGACCGATCGTAAACGGGTGGAGGAAGCGCTGAAACAACGGAACTATGAAATGGCCTTGCTGAATAGAGCCGGGCAGGCTCTCATTTCCGCGCTTGAGCTTGATCAGGTACTGGCCACGGTGCTGGAAGAGGTGCGCGATCTGTTGGGTGTAGTCGCCTGCATGATTTGGCTGGTTGACACAGCAACAGATGAACTCGTGTGCCGACAGGTTTCAGAGATAACCAAAAAAGAAATCCTGCATGGCTGGCGTCTGGCCTCAGGTGAAGGGCTGGCCGGCTGGGTAATTCAGAGCGGCAATAGCTTGAACGTCCCGGATGCACGAGCCGATAAACGCTATGCCAAGGAGGGCGCTAAGCTGTCCGCGTTGAACATAAAATCCATCCTCAGTATTCCACTGACTGTTAAACGGAATATAATCGGAGTGCTCCAGGTGATGGATGACACGGTTGACCGCTTCAGCACTGAAGATCAGATGCTGCTGGAATCACTGGCCACAACTGCTGTCATTGCAATTGAAAACGCCCGGCTTTACGAGCAGGCCCTTAAGGATGCCGA contains:
- a CDS encoding GAF domain-containing protein — protein: MTSKHFINKLVELRQQADEALKQSERQLRSVADFTQDWEDWIEPGGKYVYVSPSCERITGYRPDEFIRNSSLLESIAHADDRVSLARHAAEELESRDVLSIDFRIITRSNEERWIAHICQPIFDLDGRWLGRRANNWDVTDRKRVEEALKQRNYEMALLNRAGQALISALELDQVLATVLEEVRDLLGVVACMIWLVDTATDELVCRQVSEITKKEILHGWRLASGEGLAGWVIQSGNSLNVPDARADKRYAKEGAKLSALNIKSILSIPLTVKRNIIGVLQVMDDTVDRFSTEDQMLLESLATTAVIAIENARLYEQALKDAETKSVLLHEVNHRVKNNLSAIIGLLYAERRHSEVKQDTLYQAIMNDLINRVQGLAIAHDLLSNSEWRPLILSELTEKIIHASLQALPVNKNISVNVSKSPVRVPPIQASNLAMVINEIATNTVKYALQERVSGKVSVNIGQDEDEVTFEFRDDGPGYPEEALRLERHKVGLYLLKTIVANDLKGELALHNDQGAVTTIRFKVIQQKI